One Bacillus amyloliquefaciens DSM 7 = ATCC 23350 DNA window includes the following coding sequences:
- a CDS encoding MFS transporter: MKHQTFSNVANRLDRLPISRVHYQVLTALGIIYFFDLADLFTLSNVAPALIEHWGVELSTIADITAASFLGMFLGASLGGRLSDRIGRKKALNCFVLIFSISSFLNALAWDIPSLMIFRFLTGLGVAAAMIVTNSYLAEFFPSSVRGKYISFCAMIGLIGVPVTNVVSAFVIPLGSWGWRLVFVWGAAGLIYFFFIRRLEESPRWHENRGAYNQANAIMNRLETRVEKEKGPLPAPKEAAEVHAVKHAGYLGLFQGRNLKITIILSAVWILETFGFYGFASWVPSLLKSNGITMEKTLWYNVLHSVGAPLGALLGSMISERFQRKWILAASAFLTAVAGLLYGMTFIPVMIIVFGFVVNVTERIFTSNLYAYTSEPYPTEYRSAGSGLAYGLGRFSNIFGSLLVGFIAIKLGYISVFLFIGGCWLLCSVLLILFGPKTNAQQI; the protein is encoded by the coding sequence ATGAAACATCAGACATTCTCAAATGTAGCGAACCGTTTAGACCGTCTCCCCATTTCACGTGTGCACTATCAAGTATTAACCGCTCTCGGAATCATCTATTTTTTTGATCTCGCTGATCTGTTTACGCTCAGTAATGTGGCTCCGGCGCTGATTGAGCATTGGGGTGTAGAGCTGTCCACCATTGCTGACATTACGGCTGCATCCTTCTTGGGCATGTTTTTAGGCGCCTCTCTCGGCGGAAGGCTGTCCGATCGGATCGGCAGGAAAAAAGCGCTGAATTGTTTTGTCCTTATCTTTTCGATCTCATCTTTTCTGAATGCGCTGGCATGGGACATTCCTTCCTTAATGATTTTCAGATTTTTGACGGGTCTCGGCGTCGCAGCCGCCATGATTGTGACGAACAGCTACTTGGCGGAGTTCTTTCCATCCTCCGTACGGGGAAAATATATCTCCTTTTGCGCCATGATCGGATTAATCGGCGTTCCCGTCACAAACGTCGTATCCGCTTTTGTCATTCCTTTAGGCTCATGGGGATGGCGGCTCGTCTTTGTATGGGGCGCGGCCGGTCTCATTTATTTCTTTTTTATCCGCCGGCTTGAGGAATCGCCGCGCTGGCACGAAAATCGCGGTGCATATAACCAGGCAAACGCCATTATGAATCGGCTTGAAACCCGTGTAGAAAAAGAAAAAGGCCCGCTCCCCGCACCGAAAGAAGCAGCAGAAGTACATGCCGTGAAGCACGCCGGCTACTTAGGACTGTTTCAGGGCAGGAATCTAAAAATCACCATCATCCTGTCAGCGGTATGGATCCTTGAAACCTTTGGCTTTTACGGCTTTGCCTCATGGGTGCCAAGCCTGCTGAAAAGCAACGGCATCACCATGGAAAAAACGCTGTGGTACAATGTGCTGCACTCTGTCGGGGCCCCGCTTGGCGCATTGCTCGGATCCATGATATCCGAAAGGTTCCAAAGGAAATGGATTCTGGCCGCAAGCGCTTTTCTGACTGCAGTCGCCGGGCTGCTGTACGGCATGACGTTTATTCCCGTCATGATTATTGTGTTTGGATTTGTCGTCAACGTCACAGAACGGATATTCACCTCAAATCTATACGCATACACATCAGAGCCGTATCCTACGGAATATCGCTCGGCAGGGAGCGGGCTGGCGTACGGGCTCGGCCGTTTTTCCAACATATTCGGCTCTTTGCTCGTCGGATTTATTGCCATAAAGCTCGGCTACATCAGCGTCTTTTTGTTTATCGGCGGCTGCTGGCTCCTATGTTCCGTTCTGTTAATCCTCTTCGGCCCGAAAACAAATGCACAGCAAATTTAA
- a CDS encoding VOC family protein, with protein sequence MKIEHAAIWVKDLERMKEFYEKYFGAKANDLYHNEKKDFKSYFLSFDSGCRLEIMKKGGIEETPSQNMTGWAHLAFSTGSKERVNELTETFKNDGFQVVSGPRVTGDGYYESVIEDWEGNLIEITV encoded by the coding sequence ATGAAAATTGAACATGCAGCGATATGGGTGAAAGATTTAGAACGAATGAAAGAGTTTTATGAGAAATACTTTGGCGCAAAAGCCAATGACCTTTATCATAATGAGAAAAAGGATTTCAAATCGTATTTTCTTTCATTTGACTCCGGATGCCGGCTGGAAATTATGAAAAAAGGCGGCATTGAGGAAACGCCGTCACAGAATATGACCGGGTGGGCGCATCTCGCATTTTCTACAGGCAGCAAGGAGCGGGTGAATGAACTGACGGAGACGTTTAAAAACGACGGATTTCAGGTTGTAAGCGGCCCGCGCGTGACGGGTGACGGATATTATGAGAGCGTGATAGAGGATTGGGAAGGCAATTTGATAGAAATCACAGTGTAA
- the xth gene encoding exodeoxyribonuclease III: protein MKLISWNVNGLRAVMKKIDINTCLQETKADILCLQETKVQDGQVSLQPEGYHDYWNYAVKKGYSGTAVFSKVKPLQVSYGLGIDDHDQEGRVITLEFENVFVVNCYTPNAKRGLERIDYRLQWEADFKDYLQKLDQKKPVILCGDLNVAHREIDLKNPKANRKNAGFSDQEREAFSVLLNAGFTDSFRYLYPDQEGAYSWWSYRTNAREKNIGWRLDYVIVSDRLKQRITQAAICADIMGSDHCPVEMTLDL, encoded by the coding sequence ATGAAACTGATTTCTTGGAATGTAAACGGCTTGCGTGCCGTGATGAAAAAGATAGATATCAATACTTGCCTGCAGGAAACGAAAGCCGATATTCTTTGTCTGCAAGAAACAAAAGTACAGGACGGACAAGTATCATTGCAGCCTGAAGGATACCATGACTATTGGAACTATGCAGTGAAAAAAGGCTACTCAGGGACGGCTGTTTTTTCGAAAGTAAAGCCGCTGCAAGTTTCTTATGGATTGGGAATTGACGACCATGATCAAGAAGGACGGGTGATCACGCTTGAGTTTGAGAATGTGTTCGTCGTCAACTGTTACACGCCAAATGCCAAACGCGGGTTAGAGCGAATTGATTACCGTCTTCAGTGGGAAGCGGATTTTAAGGATTATCTGCAAAAGCTTGATCAGAAGAAGCCTGTGATATTATGCGGCGATTTGAATGTTGCGCACAGGGAGATAGACTTGAAGAACCCAAAAGCCAACCGAAAGAACGCAGGTTTCTCGGATCAGGAGCGGGAAGCGTTCAGCGTACTGCTGAATGCCGGATTTACCGACTCATTCCGCTATTTATATCCCGATCAGGAAGGCGCGTATTCCTGGTGGTCTTACAGGACGAATGCACGCGAGAAAAATATCGGCTGGCGGCTTGATTATGTTATTGTTTCAGACAGGCTGAAGCAGCGGATCACCCAGGCGGCCATTTGTGCCGATATCATGGGTTCGGACCATTGCCCTGTTGAAATGACACTGGATTTATGA